A window of the Oligoflexus sp. genome harbors these coding sequences:
- a CDS encoding ATP-binding protein — MIKGFHFICQIFVLLGLMGSPAWADADGIWELNGEPLEQVLLGRKLSVLHDPEGRMTLEQVVQPSHAGEFVPQTRDIVSKGYLSKGVFWARMTVRNGTDRALPLFVISRYATVDELSLYEVKASTEPRLLWALGDILPSKDRPIHHRLPIFPITVEPGVHDYYWKMETTSAVIFSLEAWSPDRFLNHELAEQLFYGAILGICVVMFLYNFFVFIKFSQTSYFYYSCYILSYLSFYLLYNGFAYLYFEPGAMRDWWMRDGIYVVIDLISMTAVAFSIAFLNLKGSQPKIYRFFRSLQVLCLINIGNWLLFRSSFFALQCTLALNFSLSCVLIAVGVYRMVSYRPARFYVLGWTFILLANILTLLSNNAVIPVTGWVQWVQPFGAAAELVVLSLALGDKFALLQAEREASLEEQQRLQAIAFDAEKKAREAIQNTLDEQQRLNEQRDQLVANTSHELRTPLNGMMGLAQAIQRREQDRLSPDSLKSLDGIVRSGRRLAALLGDLLDFSRGERHVMPLYKGSTSLHEQTELVFEILRPTLDSKPIELVNLIGSDDIIVLADPDRLQQVLFNLVSNAIKFTQQGKIKVSALAQDGQVTIRVSDSGPGIAAEDHERIFAAFTQADGGIARRHGGLGLGLAIVKQIVEAHGGTVGVQSVPGFGSTFWLTMAQSQDSDVPRHQGDPQFMAHRVAGFESQMEASPRSPALGAVVPSGFMDRDELRSSLDILIVDDEPTNRQVLEEILRLSGHRTESLGDGPSALEAIRHKKKFDVILLDIMMPEMSGYDVLRQLRQQYNEAELPVIVLSAKALEKDLLAAYALGANDYILKPFSAMEVDARLHHQARLKAAIQKNQSIQNESRLLKDALKSVEDQLQHAERLASMGAATAGIAHELSNPLMHFKTLMQWLRQAAQVSVKDPADLSKILGYCDLADRAIRTMLGITESIKVVMRSRSQDDALYEVDLIVEDVVNILHHKLKYFHFTRIIEPGLWFKGRRSDLVQVIMNLLSNAADAVKGRKDDQIHLSIQKSGASLILRIEDSGDGIPASIREKIFEPFFTTKEAGQGTGLGLSVVRSITTRLEADMQITDSASYGGACFIITLRAA; from the coding sequence TTGATAAAAGGCTTCCACTTCATCTGTCAAATCTTCGTCCTGCTCGGACTTATGGGAAGTCCCGCTTGGGCTGACGCGGATGGGATTTGGGAATTGAACGGGGAACCGCTTGAGCAGGTTCTTTTAGGACGCAAATTAAGCGTCCTGCACGACCCTGAAGGGCGGATGACCCTGGAGCAGGTGGTCCAGCCATCCCATGCGGGCGAATTCGTTCCGCAAACGCGGGATATTGTGTCAAAAGGCTATTTATCGAAGGGTGTTTTCTGGGCCCGCATGACCGTTCGCAACGGGACGGATCGTGCCCTGCCTTTATTTGTGATCTCGCGCTATGCGACGGTTGATGAGCTTTCCCTTTATGAGGTCAAGGCCTCGACCGAGCCAAGGCTTCTTTGGGCCCTTGGGGACATCCTTCCGTCCAAGGATCGTCCCATCCATCACCGTCTGCCGATCTTTCCGATCACGGTGGAGCCTGGCGTTCATGACTACTATTGGAAGATGGAAACGACCAGCGCCGTGATCTTCTCCCTGGAAGCCTGGTCACCGGATAGGTTTTTGAATCACGAACTCGCGGAACAGCTTTTCTATGGCGCGATCCTTGGGATCTGCGTGGTGATGTTCCTCTATAATTTCTTTGTCTTCATCAAGTTCTCGCAGACTTCCTATTTTTACTATAGCTGCTATATCCTCAGTTATCTCAGCTTCTACCTTCTCTATAACGGTTTCGCCTATCTTTATTTCGAGCCCGGGGCCATGCGCGACTGGTGGATGCGCGATGGCATCTATGTGGTGATCGATCTGATCTCGATGACCGCGGTGGCGTTCTCGATAGCTTTTTTGAATCTGAAGGGCAGTCAGCCTAAAATCTACCGCTTCTTTCGCAGTCTGCAGGTCCTCTGCCTTATCAACATCGGCAACTGGCTTCTCTTCCGTTCCTCGTTCTTTGCGCTGCAGTGTACGCTTGCCTTGAATTTCAGTCTATCCTGCGTCCTGATCGCGGTCGGTGTTTATCGCATGGTCAGCTATCGGCCGGCGCGTTTCTATGTTCTGGGATGGACCTTCATCCTGCTCGCCAATATCCTTACTCTTCTGAGCAACAATGCTGTGATCCCGGTAACGGGCTGGGTACAGTGGGTCCAGCCCTTCGGAGCCGCAGCTGAACTCGTTGTGCTGTCCCTGGCGCTCGGGGATAAGTTCGCCCTTTTGCAGGCTGAGCGGGAGGCAAGCCTGGAGGAGCAGCAGCGCCTGCAGGCGATAGCCTTCGACGCCGAGAAAAAAGCCCGGGAAGCCATACAGAACACCTTGGATGAACAGCAGCGCCTCAACGAGCAGCGCGATCAGCTGGTCGCCAACACCAGTCATGAACTTCGGACGCCTTTAAATGGAATGATGGGCCTCGCCCAGGCCATTCAAAGGCGGGAACAGGATAGACTGTCACCGGACTCCTTGAAGAGCCTGGATGGTATCGTGCGCAGTGGTCGGCGTCTGGCGGCTTTGCTCGGGGACCTCCTGGACTTTTCCCGCGGCGAGCGGCATGTGATGCCTCTTTATAAGGGCTCCACCAGTCTGCACGAGCAGACCGAACTTGTTTTCGAAATTCTGCGTCCGACCCTCGACAGTAAACCGATTGAACTCGTCAATCTGATCGGCAGTGACGACATCATCGTTCTTGCCGATCCAGATCGCCTGCAGCAGGTTCTGTTCAATCTTGTGAGCAATGCGATCAAGTTTACTCAGCAGGGGAAGATCAAGGTCTCTGCTTTGGCTCAGGATGGTCAGGTCACGATTCGTGTCAGTGACTCAGGACCCGGCATCGCAGCCGAGGATCACGAACGCATCTTCGCCGCCTTCACCCAGGCGGACGGAGGCATAGCCCGGCGTCATGGTGGTCTTGGCCTTGGTCTTGCGATCGTCAAACAGATCGTCGAAGCCCATGGTGGAACAGTGGGAGTGCAGTCAGTGCCGGGCTTTGGCAGCACATTCTGGTTGACGATGGCACAAAGCCAGGACAGCGACGTGCCCAGGCATCAGGGCGATCCCCAGTTCATGGCCCATCGCGTCGCAGGCTTTGAATCCCAGATGGAAGCTTCGCCCCGGTCGCCTGCTTTGGGCGCAGTGGTGCCGAGCGGATTTATGGATCGGGATGAACTCCGTTCCAGCCTTGATATCCTGATCGTGGATGATGAACCCACAAACCGGCAGGTGCTGGAGGAAATCCTGCGCCTGAGCGGTCATCGCACGGAATCTTTGGGCGATGGGCCATCGGCTTTGGAGGCCATTCGTCATAAAAAGAAATTCGATGTGATCCTGCTCGATATCATGATGCCCGAGATGAGCGGCTATGATGTCCTGCGGCAGCTGCGGCAGCAGTATAACGAAGCGGAACTGCCGGTGATCGTCCTGTCGGCCAAGGCCTTGGAAAAAGACCTGCTGGCGGCTTACGCCCTGGGTGCGAACGATTATATCCTGAAGCCTTTTTCCGCCATGGAAGTCGACGCGCGGCTGCATCATCAGGCCCGTTTGAAGGCGGCCATTCAAAAGAATCAAAGCATTCAAAACGAAAGTCGCCTTCTGAAAGACGCCCTGAAGTCCGTCGAGGATCAACTGCAGCATGCTGAACGCCTCGCCTCCATGGGGGCTGCGACCGCCGGGATTGCGCATGAACTCAGCAATCCCCTCATGCATTTCAAAACCCTCATGCAGTGGCTGAGACAGGCTGCGCAGGTCTCGGTGAAAGATCCGGCGGATTTGAGCAAGATCCTTGGATACTGCGACCTTGCGGATCGAGCCATCCGTACCATGCTCGGCATCACCGAATCCATCAAAGTCGTCATGCGGAGCCGATCGCAGGATGATGCGCTTTATGAAGTGGATCTGATCGTCGAGGACGTCGTGAATATCCTGCATCATAAACTGAAGTACTTTCATTTCACCCGCATCATCGAGCCCGGTCTTTGGTTTAAGGGCCGGCGCAGCGATCTGGTGCAGGTCATCATGAACCTTCTAAGCAACGCCGCGGACGCGGTCAAAGGCCGCAAGGATGATCAGATTCATCTGTCGATCCAGAAATCCGGGGCCAGCCTTATCCTGCGGATAGAAGACAGCGGTGACGGTATACCCGCATCCATTCGGGAAAAGATTTTCGAACCCTTCTTCACGACCAAGGAAGCGGGACAGGGC
- a CDS encoding AmpG family muropeptide MFS transporter, which yields MFTLRQLVNRRLLTAFIMGVASGLPLLITITLMQARAKDASVSLESIGLMSLVGLPYTLKFVWAPLFDRYALPFLGRRRGWIVTTQVLLMLAIWGMGLTDPAQGSFGLWTFVGVGFLVTFFSASQDIVIDAYRREDLTTAELGLGSSYYIYGYRLGMLAVSGGGLILADILPWSLVFFIMGACLIPAIIATLFIPEPVVTEAPPRSLRESVVEPFKEYFNRDQAWLMLCFILLYKVGDNLAAALTTPFYLDLGFTKTEVGAIVKLFGFWATLLGGFVGGVVLLKIGINRALWLFGLLQMASTAGFALLASRGHDLVLLGGVISFENLASGMGTAAFVAFMASLANKRFTATQYALLTSLMGVPRVLLSSVTGFLASSMGWFWFFTFCTIIAVPGMLMLARFAPWRQERDNTSGLAKASSDVVV from the coding sequence ATGTTTACCCTTCGCCAGCTCGTCAATCGCCGCTTGCTGACCGCCTTCATTATGGGTGTCGCCTCCGGCTTGCCGCTCCTTATCACCATTACCCTTATGCAGGCGCGTGCGAAAGATGCATCGGTCAGCCTCGAAAGCATAGGCCTGATGTCCCTTGTCGGTCTACCTTATACATTGAAATTTGTCTGGGCTCCGCTCTTCGACCGCTATGCCCTGCCCTTTCTGGGTCGGCGCCGCGGCTGGATCGTGACCACCCAGGTTCTTCTGATGCTTGCGATCTGGGGCATGGGCCTGACCGATCCCGCCCAGGGGAGTTTTGGACTTTGGACTTTCGTGGGCGTGGGCTTTCTTGTGACATTTTTCAGCGCAAGCCAGGATATCGTGATCGACGCCTATCGCCGCGAGGATTTGACGACGGCGGAATTGGGCCTGGGTTCTTCTTATTATATTTATGGTTATCGGCTCGGCATGCTGGCTGTCAGCGGCGGCGGTTTGATTTTAGCGGATATCCTGCCCTGGTCTTTGGTCTTTTTCATTATGGGCGCCTGCCTTATTCCGGCCATCATCGCGACGCTTTTCATTCCTGAACCTGTTGTGACGGAAGCACCACCGCGCAGCCTGCGGGAATCGGTGGTCGAACCCTTCAAGGAGTATTTCAATCGCGATCAGGCCTGGTTGATGCTGTGCTTTATCCTTCTGTATAAAGTCGGCGATAACCTGGCCGCGGCTTTAACGACTCCTTTTTACCTCGATCTCGGCTTCACCAAAACGGAAGTCGGGGCCATCGTCAAACTCTTCGGATTCTGGGCAACACTTTTGGGTGGCTTCGTCGGTGGTGTTGTGCTCCTCAAAATCGGTATCAATCGCGCCCTCTGGCTCTTTGGTCTTCTGCAGATGGCGTCCACCGCAGGCTTTGCTTTACTCGCTTCGCGCGGTCACGATCTTGTGCTGCTCGGCGGTGTGATATCGTTCGAAAACCTCGCCTCGGGGATGGGAACTGCAGCCTTCGTGGCATTTATGGCCAGTCTGGCCAACAAACGCTTTACGGCCACTCAATATGCACTTTTGACAAGCCTCATGGGTGTACCCCGTGTCCTTTTAAGTTCCGTCACCGGCTTTCTGGCCAGCAGCATGGGCTGGTTCTGGTTTTTCACTTTCTGCACCATCATAGCCGTCCCCGGCATGCTGATGCTGGCGCGCTTCGCGCCCTGGCGCCAGGAGCGGGACAACACCAGCGGCCTTGCGAAAGCGTCATCCGATGTTGTGGTGTGA
- a CDS encoding M48 family metallopeptidase produces the protein MRAALWRTFCLMALSLTLSGCGILEWKEKALDALVSRIPPDMEVGLGEKVLPTVLPPEAILKDPVLQSRLEGLLKPLIDRNGIHQPPIKIYISRDDELNAFALPGGILIFNRGMLLAAGSAEEILGVAAHELAHVTEKHVLKSMIQSLSLAAIVSFFLGDVSELGAYILQQSQMLLQNGFTRSQEGEADRIGFDYLIAAGIHPKGMSQFFQRLEKRKSEGADSPAETRKLERVSVFLSTHPLTAERIRMVEQRIAGLTPQEIKALKPVRFDLKDFQQRLAQESH, from the coding sequence ATGCGAGCAGCTCTGTGGCGAACATTCTGTTTAATGGCCTTAAGCCTGACGCTCTCGGGCTGTGGCATTCTGGAATGGAAAGAAAAGGCGCTGGACGCCCTGGTGTCACGCATTCCACCGGATATGGAAGTCGGGCTCGGCGAAAAGGTTTTGCCGACCGTCCTGCCGCCCGAGGCCATTCTGAAAGATCCTGTTCTGCAGTCACGTTTGGAAGGTCTTTTAAAGCCTTTGATCGACCGCAATGGCATCCATCAGCCGCCGATCAAAATTTATATCAGCCGCGATGATGAACTGAATGCCTTCGCTCTGCCGGGTGGGATTTTGATTTTCAACCGCGGCATGCTGCTGGCAGCCGGCAGCGCGGAAGAGATCCTGGGCGTCGCTGCGCATGAGCTGGCCCATGTAACCGAAAAGCATGTGCTGAAGTCCATGATCCAAAGTTTAAGTCTGGCCGCCATTGTCAGCTTTTTCCTGGGGGACGTGTCGGAACTTGGCGCTTACATTCTGCAGCAGAGCCAGATGCTTTTGCAAAACGGCTTCACCCGCAGCCAGGAAGGGGAGGCTGATCGCATCGGCTTTGATTATCTGATCGCCGCGGGCATTCATCCGAAGGGCATGAGCCAGTTCTTTCAAAGGCTGGAGAAGAGAAAATCGGAAGGGGCGGATTCCCCCGCCGAGACTCGGAAGCTTGAACGGGTGAGCGTTTTTCTGTCGACGCATCCTTTGACGGCTGAACGCATCCGCATGGTCGAGCAACGCATCGCCGGCTTAACCCCGCAGGAGATCAAGGCGCTGAAGCCGGTGCGCTTCGATCTTAAAGATTTCCAGCAGCGCCTCGCTCAGGAGTCGCATTGA
- a CDS encoding response regulator — MKRQRLRILLIDDDPIFGHILQRTADNLNINLDVVQSVEEIGFIFGMKDYDIIIVDQNMQFMSGMEVAAYLASFFAGKTVVLISSSSVIKDGGLGLPSFIDAFVHKDEGYYRVLKQALVTHEKINATPERGAAGNL; from the coding sequence ATGAAGAGACAAAGACTGCGTATCCTTCTGATCGATGATGACCCCATCTTCGGGCATATTCTGCAACGCACGGCGGATAATCTGAATATCAACCTGGATGTGGTGCAGTCGGTGGAAGAGATCGGCTTTATCTTCGGTATGAAAGACTACGACATCATCATTGTCGATCAGAACATGCAGTTCATGAGCGGCATGGAGGTCGCAGCCTATCTCGCATCCTTCTTTGCGGGCAAGACTGTTGTCCTGATCAGCTCCTCCTCCGTGATAAAAGATGGTGGCCTGGGGCTACCGTCTTTTATCGATGCCTTCGTGCATAAGGATGAAGGTTATTATCGGGTGCTGAAGCAGGCGCTCGTCACGCATGAAAAAATCAATGCGACTCCTGAGCGAGGCGCTGCTGGAAATCTTTAA
- a CDS encoding alpha-amylase family glycosyl hydrolase → MYSFQGKGAWSARRPLFHSIIMLAMLPFSAEALAESWYFRGTANQWKAAPLQMDAASQTQSIEIDFARQDKNARFKLDRFADWTESVPAQDLQVEDCSRVRITFRPASRAVDVKKIADLREGACAPVAAEPAPQPAPAPAPQPGGPDFRSETIYFVLTARFYDGDPNNNYYNRDRIKLGDPHWRGDFKGLIQQLDYIKDLGFTAIWITPPVENRSGLDYHGYHAYDWNRVDPRLESPGASYQDFIDAAHAKGLKVIQDVVINHSSNYGIRGEVWIDRLPIKYYRPQGGSPIKNDPYKDNLGDYLSDFREDNDNPVAPAWFRERQNTDPAGVKPLVDPKSGVTVPLAGYNPNRFFGIDAQTLDPNWYHLDGFMAGGDWESPKSLQRKHMAGDTIDLATERQNVKDYLNSAIHRYLDMGVDAIRLDTVKHVERNNLLEYVDDWKAYKPGLFVFGENLVKGTGLGQELSNDNAPAAIRPWWYTRRGNDPANPRSGPDSGFSVLDFSLFSTFRDNIRGGNFGGVGGILGWDWIYGDATQLVTFFQNHDVGPDNDFKYRFQGETWKAALAYNLLWTIRGIPTLYYGEEIEFQKGLPQDIEGGTMTLDQTGRAYFGDNLKPDRLATTKGHPLFGHIKRLNQIRRSIPALQKAPMSQVQEWGGGMSFVRDFNNGSSYAVVGLAGESAQSITVNGVKNGNYRDAITGREVTVRDGTLSFTVKDRSIGVYVLNGPGKIGTDAVYLR, encoded by the coding sequence ATGTATTCATTCCAGGGCAAGGGGGCGTGGTCCGCACGGCGACCCTTATTCCACAGTATCATCATGCTTGCGATGCTGCCATTCAGCGCTGAGGCGTTGGCTGAATCCTGGTATTTTCGGGGTACAGCCAATCAATGGAAGGCTGCGCCGCTTCAGATGGATGCGGCGTCCCAAACGCAAAGCATCGAAATCGACTTTGCCAGGCAGGATAAAAACGCGCGCTTTAAACTCGATCGCTTTGCAGACTGGACGGAAAGCGTTCCGGCTCAAGATCTTCAAGTTGAAGACTGCAGCCGCGTGCGCATCACCTTCCGACCGGCGAGCCGGGCGGTTGACGTGAAAAAGATTGCTGACCTTCGCGAAGGAGCCTGTGCCCCCGTCGCGGCTGAACCTGCACCCCAGCCGGCACCTGCGCCCGCGCCGCAACCGGGCGGGCCTGACTTCCGCTCGGAAACGATTTATTTCGTTTTAACGGCACGCTTCTATGATGGCGATCCGAATAATAACTATTACAACCGCGATCGCATCAAACTCGGAGATCCGCACTGGCGTGGGGATTTCAAGGGTCTTATCCAGCAGCTGGATTACATCAAAGACCTGGGCTTCACCGCGATCTGGATCACGCCGCCGGTCGAAAACCGGAGCGGTCTGGATTATCACGGCTATCACGCCTATGACTGGAATCGCGTCGATCCTCGCCTGGAATCACCCGGTGCCAGCTATCAGGATTTCATCGATGCGGCGCATGCGAAGGGCCTGAAGGTTATTCAGGACGTGGTCATCAACCACTCCAGCAACTATGGTATCCGCGGCGAAGTCTGGATCGACCGCCTGCCTATCAAATACTACCGGCCTCAAGGCGGCAGTCCGATCAAAAATGATCCTTATAAGGATAATCTCGGTGACTACCTGAGCGATTTCCGCGAAGACAATGATAATCCCGTGGCCCCGGCCTGGTTCCGTGAACGTCAGAACACGGATCCCGCAGGCGTGAAACCTTTGGTCGATCCCAAGAGCGGCGTGACCGTTCCCCTGGCTGGTTACAATCCCAATCGCTTTTTTGGAATAGATGCTCAGACGCTGGATCCAAACTGGTATCACCTGGATGGATTCATGGCGGGCGGCGACTGGGAAAGTCCCAAATCCCTGCAAAGAAAACATATGGCCGGCGACACGATTGATCTGGCCACCGAACGGCAGAACGTGAAGGATTATCTGAATTCCGCGATCCACCGTTATCTGGATATGGGCGTCGACGCCATCCGCCTCGATACCGTGAAGCATGTCGAGCGGAACAATCTTTTGGAATACGTGGATGACTGGAAGGCCTATAAACCAGGGCTTTTCGTCTTCGGCGAGAACCTTGTGAAAGGCACGGGCCTGGGCCAGGAACTGAGCAATGACAATGCACCCGCTGCGATTCGTCCCTGGTGGTATACCCGTCGCGGCAACGATCCGGCGAATCCGCGTTCCGGTCCTGACTCCGGTTTTTCCGTTCTCGATTTCTCGCTCTTTTCCACCTTCCGCGATAACATCCGCGGTGGGAATTTCGGTGGAGTCGGCGGGATCCTCGGTTGGGATTGGATCTATGGTGATGCCACGCAGCTCGTCACCTTCTTCCAAAACCACGATGTGGGACCGGACAACGATTTCAAATATCGATTCCAAGGCGAGACCTGGAAGGCGGCCCTGGCCTATAACCTCCTTTGGACGATTCGTGGTATCCCGACCCTTTATTACGGCGAGGAGATTGAATTTCAAAAAGGCCTGCCGCAGGATATCGAAGGCGGAACCATGACCCTCGATCAAACAGGACGCGCTTATTTCGGGGACAATCTGAAGCCGGATCGTCTGGCCACAACCAAAGGCCACCCCCTGTTCGGCCATATTAAAAGATTGAACCAAATTCGCCGCAGCATTCCCGCTTTGCAAAAAGCGCCGATGAGCCAGGTGCAGGAATGGGGTGGAGGCATGTCCTTCGTTCGCGACTTTAATAACGGCTCAAGCTATGCCGTGGTTGGCCTGGCCGGCGAGAGCGCGCAGTCGATCACCGTCAATGGCGTGAAGAACGGCAACTATCGCGATGCGATCACAGGTCGCGAGGTCACGGTTCGGGACGGTACGCTGTCCTTCACCGTGAAGGACCGTTCGATCGGAGTTTACGTTCTGAATGGTCCCGGTAAAATCGGGACGGACGCGGTCTATCTGCGCTAA